A window from Nitrospira sp. ND1 encodes these proteins:
- the tatA gene encoding twin-arginine translocase TatA/TatE family subunit: MFGSLGFTELILILFIVLIIFGAGKLPQLGEGIGKAIKGFKKSVHEADAIEAEAQAQAQAQQAEPVQAQAIQAPPPVAMSTPVVEQPVAAAPPAARA, translated from the coding sequence ATGTTTGGCAGTCTTGGTTTTACAGAGTTGATCCTGATCCTGTTTATTGTGCTGATTATTTTCGGGGCAGGGAAGTTGCCGCAGCTTGGCGAGGGGATCGGCAAAGCGATCAAGGGCTTCAAGAAATCCGTTCATGAGGCGGATGCGATCGAGGCTGAAGCCCAGGCGCAAGCGCAGGCTCAACAGGCCGAACCGGTTCAGGCTCAGGCTATTCAGGCCCCGCCGCCGGTGGCAATGTCCACGCCTGTCGTTGAGCAGCCGGTCGCCGCAGCGCCCCCGGCCGCGCGCGCGTAG
- a CDS encoding multiheme c-type cytochrome produces the protein MNDKGRSIQKLAMGGVLLFMALLNITFHERAIAQKTDGQVPADWVAEIEKIFIRSEDCKQCHDRHYEEWKGMREQTPDLKSFGRVDAALLHGTSFESPVFRTVLGVWMQTNPTMQERQRCLSCHAPAVTVFPQHVEKISAQILSGKPQVEGIGCASCHLINAVETTPLPPPTYKVQPGEMLYGPYADPEENLVHPATQLPLFRGANFCTSCHFDKVKDVTQKDLPGEILQGTICQDCHMEPSTGSSTSKRGAMTRAIGRHWFRGVVIPGTLLKNRNLQAEWMPRIEIDATKSGAGVEGTVLVKVGSLPHSFPDGDPVLKQFFLAITIKDAQGNVLGEDTKRFGLPYDKILRGPIPDPFIKGGNTRRVPFSQTLKDGAAPATIEVVLSYALIPEPEAELKAKYLATLANDQERATAKKVIEEYIQPRMLTYRSKSL, from the coding sequence GTGAACGACAAGGGACGATCCATTCAAAAGTTGGCGATGGGTGGGGTGCTGCTGTTCATGGCACTGCTCAACATCACCTTTCATGAACGGGCGATCGCGCAGAAGACCGATGGCCAGGTACCGGCTGATTGGGTGGCGGAGATCGAAAAGATTTTCATCCGGTCGGAAGATTGCAAGCAGTGCCACGATCGTCATTACGAAGAATGGAAGGGCATGCGCGAGCAAACTCCGGACCTGAAATCGTTCGGGCGGGTCGATGCCGCCTTGTTGCATGGTACCTCGTTCGAATCGCCGGTGTTCCGGACGGTGCTGGGGGTATGGATGCAGACCAATCCGACGATGCAGGAGCGACAACGTTGTTTGTCGTGTCATGCCCCGGCCGTGACGGTCTTCCCGCAGCATGTCGAGAAGATCAGCGCGCAAATCCTGTCAGGCAAGCCGCAGGTCGAGGGAATCGGCTGTGCGTCCTGTCATCTCATCAACGCCGTCGAAACGACGCCGCTGCCCCCTCCAACCTACAAGGTGCAGCCGGGCGAGATGCTCTACGGTCCCTATGCCGATCCGGAAGAGAACTTGGTACATCCGGCGACACAGTTGCCGCTGTTTCGTGGCGCGAATTTCTGCACGTCCTGCCATTTCGACAAGGTGAAGGATGTCACGCAGAAGGATTTACCCGGCGAGATTCTGCAAGGGACCATCTGCCAGGATTGCCATATGGAGCCCTCCACGGGAAGCTCCACGTCGAAACGCGGCGCCATGACCCGCGCGATCGGCCGCCATTGGTTTCGAGGGGTTGTCATTCCAGGGACGTTGCTGAAGAACCGCAACCTGCAGGCGGAATGGATGCCGCGTATCGAGATAGACGCCACGAAATCCGGAGCGGGAGTGGAAGGCACTGTGCTGGTGAAAGTCGGCAGTCTGCCGCATAGTTTCCCCGACGGCGATCCGGTGTTGAAGCAGTTCTTCCTTGCGATCACGATCAAGGATGCGCAAGGGAATGTGTTGGGTGAAGACACAAAACGATTCGGTCTTCCGTACGACAAGATTCTGCGCGGCCCGATTCCGGACCCGTTCATCAAGGGCGGCAATACGCGCCGTGTCCCGTTCTCTCAAACGCTGAAGGATGGCGCCGCGCCGGCGACGATTGAGGTCGTGCTCAGTTATGCATTGATCCCGGAACCGGAAGCGGAGCTCAAGGCGAAGTATCTGGCGACTCTGGCGAACGATCAGGAGCGGGCGACCGCTAAAAAGGTCATTGAGGAATACATTCAGCCTCGTATGCTGACCTATCGGTCCAAATCACTCTAA
- a CDS encoding multiheme c-type cytochrome, with the protein MKNRRGLLQGVVIGLVLLAVAITSYGVQQGLAQDAKAQATIEKAFPSSSKCKRCHERVFEEWETSPLSRSIHTPTFRAALDAYLTSSAGKDKALCFRCHAPHVREFADQAQLFVTQAQSGEPSLDGVACVQCHLIKQVDRTKQPPEPKYDLGSKTMYGPYKDFAQNLAHQSMELGLFHKSDLCLNCHQVVPAAADLGKSNDLLGNWDQSKAVKSGKECQTCHMPEQVGESANGEAKRKVANHTFPGRIGQLRQEAAKLEVSTKVEGEKTTVTVAVQSLVPHNLPTTHPGWASVVLELDIKGKNLKTVFNDKRVYGRTYADAKGQKTVFDFEAIKVLEETVLKPEEKRVETFTFTTPKDTKTFDVEAMLSYAPVTGPSAFLQRIEAESSKGAQDPVFQSIPIAKFSENIPVAR; encoded by the coding sequence GTGAAGAATCGACGAGGATTGCTGCAGGGAGTCGTGATCGGCCTGGTGTTGCTGGCGGTGGCCATCACCAGCTACGGCGTGCAGCAGGGATTAGCCCAAGATGCCAAGGCCCAGGCCACGATCGAAAAGGCTTTTCCCAGCTCAAGCAAGTGTAAGCGATGTCATGAGCGTGTGTTTGAAGAGTGGGAGACGTCGCCGCTTTCGCGTTCGATACATACGCCGACCTTCCGGGCGGCGCTCGATGCCTACCTGACCTCCTCTGCCGGGAAAGACAAAGCCCTGTGCTTTCGCTGTCATGCCCCGCATGTGCGCGAGTTTGCCGATCAGGCTCAATTGTTCGTGACTCAGGCCCAATCCGGTGAGCCATCATTGGATGGTGTGGCCTGCGTGCAATGTCATCTCATCAAGCAGGTCGATCGGACGAAACAACCGCCTGAGCCGAAGTACGATCTCGGCAGCAAGACCATGTATGGCCCATACAAAGATTTCGCGCAGAACCTTGCGCATCAATCCATGGAATTGGGGCTCTTCCACAAGTCTGACCTCTGCTTGAATTGCCACCAGGTGGTGCCCGCTGCGGCGGACCTCGGCAAGAGTAACGACTTGTTGGGGAATTGGGACCAGAGCAAAGCCGTGAAGTCGGGCAAGGAATGCCAGACCTGTCATATGCCTGAGCAGGTAGGGGAATCCGCCAATGGAGAAGCCAAGCGGAAGGTGGCGAATCATACGTTCCCGGGCCGCATCGGTCAGCTCAGGCAGGAAGCGGCCAAACTGGAAGTCTCGACCAAAGTAGAAGGGGAGAAAACTACCGTGACGGTAGCGGTGCAAAGCCTGGTCCCGCACAACCTGCCGACCACCCACCCCGGTTGGGCGAGCGTCGTCTTGGAATTGGATATCAAGGGCAAGAACCTGAAGACCGTGTTCAACGACAAACGCGTCTACGGCCGGACCTACGCCGACGCCAAAGGCCAGAAGACGGTGTTCGATTTTGAGGCCATCAAGGTGCTTGAAGAAACGGTCCTCAAGCCGGAAGAAAAGCGCGTGGAAACGTTTACCTTCACGACACCGAAGGACACCAAGACCTTCGACGTCGAGGCCATGCTCAGTTACGCTCCTGTGACCGGGCCATCTGCCTTTTTGCAGCGCATTGAGGCGGAATCCTCCAAGGGGGCGCAGGATCCTGTGTTTCAATCCATCCCCATTGCGAAGTTCAGCGAGAACATTCCGGTCGCCAGGTAG
- a CDS encoding ethylbenzene dehydrogenase-related protein, which yields MTSVHTSRTRLLTLLSSLFVLALILGGLGIPIVSSEGMIIRAQALSGDIPTAPEDPLWQKISPMTLPLSGQVITRPVWPEPTAHALAVRAVHNGTDIAFLLEWQDNTKNDRLTPGTFRDGVALGLPLGDAPAFFCMGQLDHYINIWHWKADWQSDIDRRASRTTEKDKAASGEPRRFEVIPRRASSVEDLIGGGFSTLTTKEKQGRVQGKATWKDGTWRVVMRRPLSSEEQENEAKLIPGRIQAVSFAVWNGENKERNGQKAIAPWFQLALDPTTKT from the coding sequence ATGACATCGGTTCACACATCCCGCACTCGGTTACTGACACTTCTCTCCAGCCTGTTCGTTCTCGCCCTCATTCTGGGCGGTCTCGGTATCCCCATCGTCAGTTCAGAAGGCATGATCATCCGTGCACAGGCCCTCTCGGGAGACATCCCGACCGCGCCCGAAGATCCCCTCTGGCAAAAAATTTCGCCCATGACCTTGCCATTGAGCGGCCAGGTGATCACCCGGCCGGTGTGGCCGGAGCCGACGGCCCATGCGTTGGCAGTCCGCGCCGTGCACAACGGAACCGACATCGCCTTCTTATTGGAATGGCAGGACAATACGAAAAACGATCGCTTGACGCCTGGCACCTTCCGTGACGGTGTTGCGCTGGGATTGCCGCTCGGCGATGCGCCGGCATTTTTCTGTATGGGTCAGCTCGATCATTACATCAATATTTGGCATTGGAAAGCCGATTGGCAGAGCGACATCGACCGGCGTGCTTCCAGGACCACGGAAAAAGACAAGGCGGCCAGTGGTGAACCCCGGCGCTTTGAGGTCATTCCTCGGCGGGCGTCCTCGGTGGAAGATTTGATCGGCGGCGGGTTCAGCACCCTGACCACCAAGGAGAAGCAGGGGCGCGTGCAGGGAAAAGCGACCTGGAAAGACGGCACGTGGCGAGTCGTGATGCGTCGGCCGCTGTCGAGTGAAGAGCAGGAGAATGAAGCGAAGCTGATTCCGGGTCGTATTCAGGCCGTGTCTTTTGCCGTGTGGAACGGCGAGAACAAAGAGCGTAACGGACAGAAAGCCATTGCCCCCTGGTTTCAACTCGCGCTGGATCCGACCACAAAGACGTAA
- a CDS encoding radical SAM protein, translating into MKVSLLFPPTWHPSQPYLSLPSLTGFLTQAGVKNVSQRDLGIELLDKVLTQSFAHGLYQQLVDKQQGLERERTGERGPGSAEQLARVIESLDRFPYLFERIELAKETLRGEGFYDIEAYRNSLFLIDKWLEVLSSLYFPTRMTVVDNQFGDYSIYSSKDLIKAIRDEGQNPYISLFREHVLPSLLTDRPDLVGVSITATSQIIPGLTLCRLIKEHAPELHVTVGGSIFTRLVDNLRRCPWLFDLVDDFVVFEGETALLELVNQMDGKRDFSKVPNLIYRQNGKITVNQPFYSENINQLTAPNYDGFPLDLYLSPEPVLPVQFSRGCYYKDCAFCALTLDHQNFRQRDPGKTVDDLVWLKERYGAQSFFFTDECFALSPTKRLCQQMIDRQVNVKWTCELRFEKNLTRELLGQMRDAGCLKIVFGLESFNQRVMDFMKKGIKQESVRRIVDDCVDLGIAVHCYVIVGFPTEKEEEALDTMNFVVGNKKLHESYGFSCQPCLFDLEKEAPIMSDPGSYGIRRIMRPATEDLSLGFFYEVQEGMTPAQAEQLYQQVYEKISEVVCELPFNYSMADGLLYIARAKSQALQVPQPTGS; encoded by the coding sequence ATGAAAGTTTCACTCCTGTTTCCTCCTACGTGGCACCCATCCCAACCGTACCTCAGCCTTCCATCACTCACCGGATTCCTCACCCAAGCCGGAGTCAAAAACGTCTCTCAACGTGACCTCGGCATTGAGTTGTTGGACAAGGTTTTGACGCAATCCTTTGCGCATGGGCTCTACCAGCAGTTGGTGGACAAACAGCAAGGTCTGGAGCGAGAGCGAACCGGTGAGAGGGGGCCCGGGAGCGCAGAGCAACTTGCTCGCGTGATTGAGTCGCTTGACCGGTTTCCCTATTTGTTTGAGCGAATCGAACTGGCAAAAGAGACGCTGCGAGGTGAAGGGTTCTACGATATTGAGGCCTATCGCAATAGTCTCTTTCTGATCGATAAATGGCTTGAGGTTCTCTCCTCGCTATACTTTCCGACGCGAATGACAGTGGTCGATAACCAATTCGGCGACTATTCGATCTACTCCTCAAAAGATCTGATCAAGGCCATTCGTGACGAAGGGCAGAATCCCTATATTAGTCTCTTCCGCGAGCACGTGTTGCCTTCGCTCCTCACTGATCGTCCGGATCTGGTCGGTGTCTCGATTACAGCGACCTCGCAAATTATTCCAGGCCTCACGCTCTGTCGCCTGATCAAGGAGCATGCTCCGGAGCTACACGTGACGGTCGGAGGAAGTATCTTCACCCGGTTGGTTGATAATCTGCGCCGCTGTCCGTGGCTCTTCGATCTCGTCGATGATTTCGTCGTGTTTGAAGGTGAAACAGCCTTGCTGGAGTTGGTGAATCAGATGGATGGCAAGCGGGATTTCAGTAAGGTCCCGAATCTGATTTATCGTCAGAACGGTAAGATTACGGTCAATCAGCCCTTTTACTCTGAGAATATCAACCAGCTCACAGCGCCGAACTACGATGGCTTTCCGCTGGATCTGTATTTGTCCCCCGAGCCTGTCCTGCCGGTACAATTTTCACGAGGCTGCTACTACAAAGATTGCGCGTTCTGCGCCCTCACGCTGGATCACCAGAATTTCCGGCAGCGTGATCCGGGGAAGACGGTGGACGATTTGGTCTGGTTGAAAGAGCGCTATGGAGCGCAGTCCTTTTTCTTCACCGACGAATGTTTCGCCCTCTCTCCCACCAAGCGTTTGTGCCAGCAGATGATCGATCGGCAAGTGAATGTGAAGTGGACCTGCGAGTTGCGTTTCGAGAAGAACCTCACGCGTGAATTGCTTGGCCAGATGAGGGACGCCGGCTGTTTGAAAATTGTGTTCGGCCTGGAGTCGTTCAATCAGCGAGTCATGGACTTTATGAAAAAAGGGATCAAGCAGGAGTCCGTGCGCCGGATCGTCGATGACTGCGTCGATCTTGGGATTGCCGTGCACTGCTACGTGATCGTCGGGTTCCCCACGGAAAAGGAAGAGGAAGCCCTCGATACGATGAACTTCGTGGTGGGGAATAAGAAGCTCCACGAGTCCTACGGGTTCTCCTGTCAGCCCTGCTTGTTCGACCTGGAAAAAGAGGCGCCGATCATGAGTGATCCGGGCAGTTACGGCATCCGTCGGATCATGCGGCCGGCGACCGAAGACCTGAGCCTGGGCTTCTTTTACGAAGTGCAGGAGGGCATGACCCCTGCTCAGGCCGAGCAACTCTATCAACAGGTTTACGAAAAAATCAGCGAAGTCGTGTGCGAATTGCCGTTTAACTATTCTATGGCCGACGGGCTGCTCTATATCGCTCGGGCCAAGTCGCAAGCGTTGCAGGTACCACAGCCGACCGGCTCTTAG
- a CDS encoding ethylbenzene dehydrogenase-related protein has product MRLVQTRNKRLVFGILFSALIVGIMLTIGQVPLAVSQPVTIPVKAIKGVIPMDGANPIWEGVPGVIIPLSGQTITTPMHPNISVKSVFVKAVSNGKDLGLRLDWSDQTKNDTAIGPQDFRDQAAVMFPVNTAGAPPFQCMGQSGGTVNIWRWNAEWQKDLGKDSAGMWDVDDQYPGIFWDYYFEEPAGGVTYPDRIGRSLGPFNSGIWSGNIMSDPTLRVSSVEDLNANGFSTLTTQAHQDVIGNGVWEPSGSLKGGGYTGPTWRVVVKRSLETSDANDTQFKAGASVPIAFAIWDGSNIERNGMKALSTWFTLKLP; this is encoded by the coding sequence ATGAGACTGGTGCAGACACGCAATAAGCGTTTGGTGTTTGGCATTCTGTTCTCTGCGCTGATCGTCGGCATTATGTTGACGATTGGGCAGGTGCCTCTCGCGGTCAGCCAACCGGTGACCATTCCCGTGAAGGCGATCAAGGGGGTAATCCCGATGGATGGTGCAAACCCCATCTGGGAAGGAGTGCCAGGTGTCATCATCCCATTGAGCGGCCAGACCATCACGACCCCGATGCACCCGAATATTTCGGTGAAGTCGGTGTTTGTGAAGGCGGTCAGCAATGGGAAGGATTTGGGGTTGCGCCTTGATTGGAGCGACCAGACCAAGAACGACACGGCAATCGGTCCGCAGGATTTCCGGGACCAGGCCGCCGTCATGTTCCCGGTCAACACCGCGGGAGCCCCGCCATTCCAGTGCATGGGCCAGTCAGGCGGGACGGTCAACATCTGGCGTTGGAACGCGGAGTGGCAGAAGGATCTCGGCAAGGATAGCGCTGGGATGTGGGACGTGGATGACCAATACCCTGGCATCTTCTGGGATTACTATTTCGAAGAGCCGGCTGGTGGAGTGACCTATCCGGATCGTATTGGCCGGAGCCTTGGCCCATTCAATTCCGGCATTTGGTCCGGTAACATCATGTCCGACCCGACCCTGCGCGTCAGCTCCGTCGAGGATTTGAATGCCAACGGGTTCAGCACCTTGACCACCCAGGCCCATCAGGATGTGATCGGCAATGGTGTGTGGGAGCCGTCCGGGTCCCTCAAGGGCGGTGGATACACCGGCCCGACCTGGCGTGTAGTCGTGAAGCGTTCGCTGGAGACCAGCGATGCCAACGACACCCAGTTCAAGGCAGGCGCTTCGGTGCCAATCGCCTTCGCAATCTGGGATGGTTCCAACATTGAACGAAACGGTATGAAAGCGCTCTCCACTTGGTTCACGCTGAAGTTGCCGTGA
- a CDS encoding 4Fe-4S dicluster domain-containing protein, with translation MAADPKYGRRDFLKDSVVSVAKAAREFAAHKDAPREQPAAPVRTDWLRPPGAVDEAMFLERCTRCSDCIEVCPPGAIVSDVANGTPVIFSNQVACELCDDFPCIAACATEALLPVADCFDVRMGVAAVSHRVCTAGQGCHACVSKCPVEALSMDFHALHLVVAPERCVGCGMCEQICKTVNDRIAIKVTPARNLSAGALGY, from the coding sequence GTGGCCGCTGATCCTAAATACGGGCGTCGTGATTTCCTGAAAGACTCCGTCGTGTCGGTGGCGAAGGCGGCGCGGGAATTTGCCGCTCATAAGGACGCGCCCCGCGAGCAACCGGCCGCGCCTGTGCGAACAGACTGGCTGCGTCCCCCGGGTGCTGTCGATGAGGCCATGTTTCTTGAACGGTGCACACGCTGTAGCGATTGCATTGAAGTATGCCCGCCGGGAGCGATCGTGAGCGATGTGGCGAACGGTACGCCGGTTATTTTTTCGAATCAGGTCGCATGCGAATTGTGCGACGATTTTCCCTGTATTGCCGCCTGTGCGACCGAGGCGCTGCTGCCGGTTGCCGATTGTTTTGACGTGCGGATGGGTGTGGCAGCGGTGTCGCACCGTGTGTGTACGGCGGGCCAGGGTTGTCATGCCTGTGTGTCAAAATGCCCTGTTGAGGCCCTCTCGATGGATTTTCATGCGCTTCATCTGGTGGTGGCTCCAGAGCGGTGTGTCGGATGTGGTATGTGTGAGCAGATTTGCAAGACGGTCAATGATCGTATTGCGATCAAGGTGACACCGGCAAGAAACCTGTCTGCCGGTGCGCTGGGCTACTGA
- a CDS encoding lipopolysaccharide assembly protein LapB: MDEQTQASGAEQGSAAVDPGDQPLSPDEEIAEIEKLLGAEPDDFQARCRLGELYFSKGRLDDALTEVKKSIEMAEGLRTEMNRSLAMYYSNLGTIYATKGMIDEAEAEFKRALDVHAYDVLALFNLGRVQADKRKYMESKNYYERLVEITPDDPMAWYNLAGVYVELDNPQVSDYNTMDMAIQCYLRVLELDPKHLEASFKLMEIALNHRKTDLAIKVMESAVEHSPDEPLAYYNLISVYDKCKMFEQAEQARQRLKERFAKKAKEGAAS, translated from the coding sequence ATGGATGAACAGACACAGGCAAGCGGAGCAGAGCAGGGGAGTGCGGCGGTGGATCCCGGCGATCAACCGTTGAGCCCCGACGAAGAAATTGCGGAGATTGAAAAGTTGCTCGGTGCCGAGCCCGATGATTTTCAGGCACGGTGCAGGCTTGGGGAACTGTATTTTAGCAAAGGCCGGCTCGACGACGCACTCACCGAAGTGAAAAAATCGATCGAGATGGCGGAGGGGCTCCGGACCGAGATGAACCGGTCGCTCGCGATGTACTACTCCAACCTCGGGACCATCTATGCCACCAAGGGTATGATCGACGAGGCTGAAGCGGAATTCAAGCGCGCGCTCGATGTGCATGCCTACGATGTGCTTGCCCTGTTCAATCTGGGCCGCGTGCAGGCGGACAAACGAAAGTACATGGAGTCGAAGAATTACTACGAGCGGCTTGTCGAGATCACGCCGGATGATCCGATGGCATGGTACAATCTCGCCGGTGTGTACGTGGAACTCGACAATCCACAGGTCTCCGATTACAACACGATGGACATGGCAATCCAGTGTTATCTTCGTGTTCTGGAGTTGGATCCGAAGCATCTGGAGGCGAGCTTCAAACTGATGGAAATCGCCCTCAATCATCGGAAGACGGATTTGGCGATCAAGGTCATGGAGAGCGCGGTGGAGCACAGCCCGGACGAGCCCCTCGCCTACTACAACTTGATCAGCGTCTACGACAAGTGCAAGATGTTCGAGCAGGCCGAACAGGCTCGCCAGCGCTTGAAAGAACGATTCGCGAAGAAAGCCAAAGAGGGAGCCGCATCCTGA
- a CDS encoding molecular chaperone — translation MTSKQVVQPTSPSSTAIAPPQAVAIKDSPAVERALNRSKIYLLFSWSLLYPEDEEFLDYLQCGEFVEDGRAALDGLRLALDGIGGDRASQKIALMKKQFDQIEKLVSAECVNWQIGDLQTEHRRVFTNVITLDCPPYETLFGNDHVFAQSHVMGDIAGFYKAFGVELSKDVHERLDHLSVELEFMHFLTYKESYSRCHDGIDKTEIVVDAQKKFIKNHIGRWVPLFCRMLAKKSDTGLFKLIADCMSEWMDFEVAFLGVTVQPYSEADYRPATFNAPEGQTYECGAQDKGNELSMLLSEVGAESFMDQQTKEKGGEKSEGPVGTA, via the coding sequence ATGACATCGAAACAGGTCGTGCAGCCCACCTCCCCGTCCTCTACCGCAATCGCTCCCCCGCAGGCGGTCGCTATAAAAGATTCGCCCGCTGTCGAACGCGCGCTCAACCGCAGCAAAATATATCTCTTGTTTTCATGGAGTTTGTTGTATCCTGAGGACGAGGAGTTCCTGGATTATCTCCAGTGTGGTGAATTCGTTGAAGATGGACGAGCCGCATTGGACGGATTGCGTCTCGCGCTCGATGGCATCGGCGGTGATCGGGCCAGCCAGAAAATCGCCCTGATGAAAAAACAGTTCGACCAGATCGAGAAACTGGTTTCGGCTGAGTGTGTCAATTGGCAGATCGGCGATCTTCAGACAGAGCATCGGCGGGTCTTCACCAATGTGATCACGCTGGATTGTCCGCCCTACGAAACACTGTTCGGTAACGATCACGTTTTTGCGCAGTCCCATGTGATGGGCGACATTGCAGGCTTCTACAAAGCCTTCGGCGTCGAGCTCTCAAAGGATGTGCACGAGCGTCTCGATCACCTGAGTGTCGAGCTCGAGTTCATGCATTTTCTGACCTACAAAGAATCCTATTCACGCTGCCACGATGGTATCGACAAGACCGAGATCGTGGTCGATGCGCAAAAGAAATTTATCAAGAATCATATCGGCCGATGGGTGCCGTTGTTCTGCAGAATGTTGGCGAAGAAGTCGGATACGGGCTTATTCAAGCTTATTGCCGACTGTATGTCGGAGTGGATGGATTTTGAGGTCGCCTTCCTCGGAGTGACCGTGCAACCGTACTCTGAGGCGGACTATAGACCAGCTACCTTCAATGCTCCGGAAGGTCAAACCTACGAGTGCGGGGCGCAGGACAAGGGGAATGAGCTCAGCATGTTGCTGAGTGAGGTCGGCGCTGAGTCCTTCATGGACCAACAGACGAAAGAGAAGGGCGGCGAGAAGAGCGAAGGCCCAGTCGGGACTGCGTAG
- a CDS encoding PDZ domain-containing protein has protein sequence MSKKNRTIFTRALSLGRALCVCGALFTVMGWGFQADAGTGMNGEMTAEEAVQLGEEFGIAVGEVDEEVQKELKLQRPEGVAVFEVIGNSRADYAGIKVRSVIKEIDKKEVRNLIDFGKAVKAAMKECNFTVGTYEPADPGDPVGWGVNFHFVGCKRD, from the coding sequence ATGTCCAAGAAGAATCGAACGATTTTCACCAGAGCCCTTTCTCTCGGAAGGGCTCTTTGTGTGTGTGGGGCCTTGTTCACCGTGATGGGATGGGGCTTCCAGGCCGATGCGGGTACCGGTATGAACGGCGAGATGACGGCGGAGGAAGCCGTGCAACTCGGGGAAGAGTTCGGGATCGCGGTCGGTGAAGTGGATGAAGAGGTACAGAAAGAACTCAAGTTACAGCGGCCCGAAGGCGTGGCGGTCTTTGAAGTGATCGGCAATTCGAGAGCGGACTACGCGGGGATCAAGGTGCGGTCGGTGATCAAGGAGATCGACAAGAAGGAAGTCCGCAACCTGATCGATTTCGGGAAGGCCGTCAAGGCGGCGATGAAAGAGTGCAATTTTACCGTCGGGACCTATGAGCCGGCAGATCCGGGCGATCCGGTCGGCTGGGGCGTGAATTTTCATTTTGTCGGGTGCAAGCGGGACTAA